The Ictalurus punctatus breed USDA103 chromosome 9, Coco_2.0, whole genome shotgun sequence genome contains a region encoding:
- the kif26ba gene encoding kinesin-like protein KIF26B isoform X2, with protein sequence MTSVSGNKDRSGRNRKHTMTDCSPTKSASFSPDSWYRKACEESRAGFRPVPEGARSVPGSSGAPSPGSGTSSPGSFSSSPGTVSPGIGTSSPGSLGGSPGFGTGSPASGSGSSPGSERGTWCDNCTGRLVELKRQAAKLLLPGPYSSKDPSLSLLLHDKLQIPSSPRKAWNEHESRCDVCFTHLSQLKQEAVRLVLTCDVSPGSPPSLASLVGTRSLIQGSTPTHLPGSYHSVTPSSSSNGAVLASSVSSTCSATTTTSVSNVSISSPHHTKHGTKPNTLGVERKTGSPAHTHPENTWSPAHSSRSNGVTLFPYQMSDSNKECMNEAVLNRCNVDRLVPPPAPPSTAPSTGPSAAASFFARAAQKLNLSSKKKKQKPTPTALLAPPLFPTNFSGILQVTPPPAPPCLLRAVSKVRDNPGLGKVKVMLRVCAVSHAESSSFLKVDSRKKQVSIMDPASNSTSQQNSNQKRGASTQAPPKMFTFDSAFSHDASQAEVCAGTVAEVIQSVVNGADGCVFCFGHAKLGKTYTMIGKDDSMQNLGIIPCAISWLFKIITERKEKTGARFSVRVSAVEVWGKDENLKDLLSDVATGSLQDGQSPGVYLCEDPICGMQLQNQSELRAPTAEKAAFFLDAAIAARYSSRAECDEDEHRNSHMLFTLHIYQYRMEKTGKGGMSGGRSRLHLIDLGSCVKELNKPRESATPSQCLSLLALGNVILALVNGSKHIPYKDSKLTMLLRESLGNMNCRTTMIAHISSSPGHFSETLSTLQIASRVLRMKKKKTKQYTSSSSGGESSCEEGRMRRPTQLRNIHSRNVGDSEIPLLHISSDPDDYSSSEQSCDTVIYVGPNGSALSDRELTDNEGPPEFVPIIPSIHKTKSDQGKLAQPSQLGDSLIQPPQTVQSIQTLHPQTLPPVLEETAESSKQEKDCLKCNTFAELQERLGCIDGSEEVNKFPFEEVPAGRLKKIESLQSHPTTSSPKRISNDQQLEEIREVVEEAEIAQSIIESLTKSTINCVLSTSRSVTGGSGVGQLTSLQRANSSSLHNSRESISGGSSSDGKPRPMGSPRLGIASLTKTSEYKPPSSPSQRCKVYTQKGVMPSTPPQSSQNLYKDSGKSSTESLLQAEFRTSPVGMGPHLLKRSSSSNSLGSVDTLCDDVPQLPLDNKNSTTVTLQQCVEPQVEDELVFTLVEELTVNGIMEDGRPTSIISFNSDCSVQALASGSRPISIISSMSEGLESYSNVASTTTATISETNIAKFLPLGKVDGDAIMSRWSSNISWLTEMSTGSGDEQYCHSVVMQQCFGQGEGLAEVQLLEINEEGENEVLTEQNKENGNVFCAAETSTKMSPTMGKTTVTISNAQSLCTLNSFSPNKTNITAQPCVAVKPIIPDPPTKHLSVKEPRSPPVPLSREIVFDDPWMKRNSSKPEEPVCEVQLEKGTSDSIKSKSLFDRNSSSSCEAAGSPDSFRRVVDGCEMVLNASESITPVFSANILRTGSLPRAWHRLNKQDDLDDSSYRYTSGEYKTLGVTTSTPCSPRATLERRGSSGRQGFFMRPKGIPPLPPVRKSSLDQRNRASPQHNSTSNQGPNLHLSFLGSTPEDLGVNSKQTGQHFESSRLFSAKLELLANRTNSLGRSHGAHYDCHSLERGESLMLVGSKAAVVRDSTMPRVGRSFTRNSVSSPTNGPNCNSNVTQSPKSSQSKISAVTKLLMASPKSRSLSTSSTKTLSFSTKSLPQSVNRSSSLPPNGKNPNPNSWSTQSLSRNKGSGLASKLPLRAVNGRISELLQGSAGQAAHARGACNTEEKGGPVQGEERPVVHTLPSPYSKITAPRRPHRCSSGHASDNSSVLSGELPPAMGKTALFYHSGGSSGYESMIRDSEATGSASSAQDSMSDNSSSVSGRRSLKNSKKRNNTGTQRRRLIPNLTLDPTSPVRKPILSPGVRWVDGPHRPPQRGVAEPFEIKVYEIDDVERLQRRRSAGSKGVVYFSAKLKILEHRQQRISEIRTKYDWLKKELEQTKQHLMLEPEKWTSEFDVEPVFEVDSLEYLEALEFVTQRLENRVNFCKAHLMMVTCFDITCRRR encoded by the exons ATGACGGATTGCTCTCCTACCAAATCGGCCTCGTTTTCTCCGGACTCGTGGTACCGTAAAGCCTGTGAGGAGTCTCGCGCTGGGTTCCGCCCGGTTCCTGAAGGAGCTCGCTCTGTTCCTGGTTCCTCAGGCGCCCCCTCCCCTGGCTCTGGAACCTCCTCCCCGGGTTCTTTCTCCAGCTCTCCGGGCACCGTGTCTCCAGGGATTGGGACGAGTTCTCCGGGTTCTCTGGGAGGTTCTCCAGGGTTTGGTACTGGTTCTCCGGCCTCGGGCAGCGGTAGTTCTCCGGGTTCTGAGAGAGGAACATGGTGTGATAACTGCACCGGCCGCCTGGTGGAGCTGAAGAGGCAAGCGGCCAAACTGCTCCTCCCAGGACCTTACTCCTCCAAG GACCCGTcactctccctcctcctccatgATAAGTTGCAGATTCCGAGCAGCCCGAGGAAAGCGTGGAACGAGCACGAGAGCCGCTGTGATGTTTGTTTCACACACCTGAGCCAATTAAAACAGGAAGCTGTTCGATTGGTGCTCACCTGTGATGTGTCACCTGGGTCTCCGCCCTCTCTCGCCTCATTGGTGGGTACGAGGAGCCTCATCCAAGGCTCCACCCCTACCCACCTGCCCGGATCATACCATTCTGTcactccttcctcctcctctaaTGGTGCAGTTTTGGCCTCCAGCGTCTCATCAACCTGCAGCGCAACCACCACCACTAGCGTTAGCAATGTTAGCATTAGCAGCCCTCATCATACCAAACATGGCACCAAACCCAACACACTCGGTGTGGAGAGGAAGACTGGCTCTccggcacacacacaccccgagaACACCTGGTCACCTGCACACTCGTCTCGCTCCAATGGAGTCACACTCTTCCCTTATCAG atgtcAGACAGTAATAAAGAGTGCATGAATGAAGCTGTACTGAACCGCTGTAACGTTGATCGCCTGGTTCCACCCCCGGCTCCGCCCAGTACAGCGCCCTCCACAGGACCATCTGCTGCCGCCTCCTTCTTCGCCAG AGCGGCTCAGAAACTAAACCTGTCCTCtaaaaagaagaagcagaagccCACGCCCACTGCTCTACTGGCCCCGCCCCTTTTCCCAACAAACTTCAGTGGAATCCTGCAGGTCACTCCGCCCCCAGCCCCGCCCTGTCTGCTCAGAGCTGTCAGTAAAGTGAGAGATAATCCAGGACTCGGCAAG GTGAAGGTGatgctgcgtgtgtgtgcagtgtcCCATGCCGAGTCCAGCTCCTTCCTGAAAGTGGACTCTCGTAAGAAACAGGTGAGTATTATGGACCCGGCCAGTAACTCCACCTCTCAGCAGAACTCCAATCAGAAGCGAGGAGCCTCCACCCAAGCCCCGCCCAAAATGTTCACCTTTGACTCCGCCTTCTCACATGATGCCTCACAG gcaGAGGTGTGTGCAGGTACAGTAGCGGAGGTGATCCAGTCGGTGGTGAATGGAGCTGATggatgtgtgttctgtttcgGTCATGCCAAATTGG gaaaaaCCTACACCATGATAGGGAAGGACGACTCCATGCAGAACCTGGGCATTATCCCCTGCGCTATCTCCTGGCTCTTTAAGATCATTACGGAGCGGAAGGAGAAGACGGGCGCTCGGTTCTCTGTCCGGGTCTCCGCCGTGGAGGTCTGGGGGAAAGATGAGAACCTGAAGGACCTGCTGTCCGACGTGGCCACGGGCAGTTTACAGGACGGCCAGTCACCTGGAGTTTACCTGTGTGAGGACCCCATCTGTGGCATGCAG CTGCAGAATCAGAGCGAGCTGCGTGCGCCGACTGCAGAGAAAGCTGCGTTCTTTCTGGATGCCGCCATCGCAGCGCGGTACAGCAGCCGAGCCGAGTGTGACGAGGACGAACATCGCAATTCACACATGCTCTTCACATTGCACATCTACCAGTACCGCATGGAGAAGACTGGGAAAGGAGGAA tgtctGGAGGCCGCAGTCGTCTGCACCTGATAGATTTGGGGAGCTGTGTGAAGGAGTTAAATAAACCCCGCGAGAGTGCCACGCCCAgtcagtgtctgtctctcttggcCCTCGGGAACGTCATCCTCGCCCTCGTCAACGGCTCCAAACACATTCCCTACAA GGACAGTAAGTTAACGATGCTGTTGCGAGAGTCGCTGGGAAACATGAACTGTCGCACCACCATGATCGCACACATCTCCTCCTCTCCCGGCCACTTCTCAGAAACCCTCTCTACACTACAGATCGCTTCTCGAGTGctgaggatgaagaagaagaagactaaA CAGTACACGTCTAGTTCTTCTGGTGGAGAAAGCTCATGTGAGGAGGGAAGAATGAGACGTCCGACTCAGCTCCGAAACATACACTCCAGGAACGTCGGAGACTCCGAAATACCACTGCTTCACATTTCCAGTGACCCAGATGACTATTCCAGCAGCGAGCAGTCCTGCGATACCGTAATCTATGTAGGTCCAAATGGTTCAGCGCTTTCGGACAGAGAGCTCACAGACAACGAAGGTCCCCCCGAGTTTGTACCCATCATACCATCTATACATAAAACTAAGAGCGACCAAGGCAAGCTAGCACAGCCGTCTCAGTTAGGCGATTCTCTAATCCAGCCTCCACAAACTGTCCAGTCGATTCAGACCCTTCATCCACAGACACTTCCTCCTGTACTTGAAGAAACTGCAGAGTCTAGCAAGCAGGAAAAGGACTGTCTCAAATGTAACACATTTGCAGAGCTGCAGGAGCGGCTGGGGTGCATTGACGGCAGCGAGGAGGTAAACAAGTTTCCTTTTGAAGAAGTTCCAGCCGGCAGACTTAAGAAAATCGAGTCTCTTCAATCTCACCCCACCACAAGTTCTCCCAAGAGGATCTCTAATGATCAGCAACTGGAGGAGATCCGGGAAGTGGTGGAGGAAGCAGAGATTGCACAGTCCATTATAGAAAGTCTGACAAAGTCTACAATAAATTGTGTTCTTTCTACCAGTCGGAGTGTAACAGGAGGGAGTGGTGTCGGACAGCTCACGTCTCTTCAAAGGGCCAACAGTTCCAGTCTTCATAACAGCAGGGAGTCGATTAGTGGAGGAAGCAGCAGTGATGGCAAGCCTCGTCCCATGGGTTCCCCCCGACTGGGTATCGCTAGCTTGACAAAAACATCAGAATACAAACCTCCCTCGTCACCTTCTCAGCGCTGCAAAGTGTACACTCAGAAAGGAGTAATGCCTAGCACCCCTCCACAATCCTCACAAAACCTGTACAAAGATTCAGGAAAGTCCTCCACTGAGTCGTTGCTTCAGGCTGAATTCAGAACATCTCCTGTTGGGATGGGTCCTCACTTACTGAAGCGCTCTTCTTCCTCCAACAGTTTGGGATCAGTGGACACACTGTGTGACGATGTTCCTCAACTACCTCTGGATAATAAGAACAGCACCACGGTCACCTTGCAGCAGTGTGTGGAGCCGCAGGTTGAGGATGAGTTGGTCTTTACTCTTGTTGAGGAGCTAACAGTGAATGGGATCATGGAGGACGGCAGGCCTACTAGTATTATCAGCTTCAACAGTGACTGTTCAGTTCAGGCTCTTGCATCAGGTTCACGGCccatcagcatcatcagcaGTATGAGTGAAGGTCTGGAGTCCTACAGCAACGTAGCCTCCACTACCACCGCCACCATCTCAGAAACCAACATTGCTAAATTCCTGCCTCTCGGCAAGGTTGATGGAGATGCCATCATGAGCCGTTGGTCCTCTAACATTTCTTGGCTGACTGAAAtgagcacaggaagtggtgaCGAACAGTATTGCCATAGCGTTGTTATGCAGCAATGCTTTGGGCAGGGTGAGGGACTAGCTGAGGTTCAGCTTCTGGAAATTAATGAGGAAGGGGAAAATGAAGTGCTTACAGAACAGAACAAGGAGAATGGAAATGTTTTCTGTGCAGCTGAAACTTCTACCAAAATGTCTCCAACCATGGGAAAAACAACAGTCACCATTTCCAATGCTCAATCATTATGCACCTTGAATAGTTTTTCCcctaacaaaacaaacataacaGCTCAGCCTTGTGTTGCTGTAAAGCCAATTATTCCTGATCCACCAACCAAACACCTTTCAGTCAAAGAGCCAAGATCTCCACCAGTTCCTCTCTCGAGGGAGATCGTCTTTGATGATCCCTGGATGAAAAGGAATTCCTCCAAACCTGAGGAACCTGTCTGTGAGGTACAGCTAGAGAAAGGAACATCTGATTCTATAAAGAGCAAAAGTTTGTTTGACAGAAACAGTTCAAGCAGTTGTGAAGCAGCAGGTTCTCCTGATTCCTTCAGAAGGGTCGTGGATGGTTGTGAAATGGTTCTAAATGCTTCAGAAAGCATCACTCCTGTGTTTTCAGCTAACATCCTCAGGACTGGCAGCCTTCCTAGGGCATGGCATCGTCTGAACAAGCAGGATGACCTTGATGACTCTTCCTATCGATACACAAGTGGAGAATATAAAACCCTTGGAGTTACTACATCCACTCCCTGTAGTCCTCGAGCCACACTGGAGCGGAGAGGATCATCTGGTAGGCAAGGTTTCTTCATGCGTCCAAAAGGAATCCCTCCCTTACCACCTGTGAGGAAGTCGAGTCTTGACCAGAGAAACAGAGCCAGTCCCCAGCATAATTCGACAAGTAACCAGGGTCCAAACCTGCACTTATCTTTCTTGGGCAGCACCCCAGAGGATCTGGGTGTAAATAGTAAACAAACAGGACAACATTTTGAGAGTAGCAGGCTCTTCAGTGCCAAACTCGAGCTGTTAGCAAATAGAACCAATTCTCTGGGAAGATCCCATGGTGCCCATTATGACTGTCATTCTCTAGAGAGAGGGGAGAGCCTGATGCTTGTTGGATCTAAAGCAGCTGTAGTGAGAGATAGCACCATGCCCCGAGTTGGCAGAAGCTTCACGCGTAACTCTGTCTCTTCTCCGACCAATGGACCGAACTGCAACTCCAATGTAACACAGTCACCCAAATCAAGCCAATCCAAAATCTCAGCTGTTACCAAACTCCTCATGGCCAGCCCTAAGTCTCGAAGCCTTTCCACTTCTAGCACCAAGACCCTGAGCTTCTCCACCAAATCTCTTCCACAGTCAGTAAACAGGAGTTCAAGCCTGCCCCCTAATGGAAAGAACCCAAACCCAAATTCCTGGTCAACTCAGTCGCTGAGCCGTAATAAGGGATCAGGGCTTGCCTCAAAGCTGCCTCTTAGAGCTGTAAATGGACGAATCTCAGAACTTCTGCAGGGCAGTGCTGGCCAGGCCGCTCACGCACGAGGTGCATGCAATACCGAGGAAAAAGGAGGACCGGTCCAGGGTGAGGAAAGGCCAGTGGTCCATACTTTACCGTCCCCTTACAGTAAAATTACTGCTCCACGGAGGCCACATCGCTGCAGCAGCGGCCACGCTAGTGACAACAGCAGCGTTCTGAGTGGTGAGCTCCCTCCGGCCATGGGGAAAACTGCTCTCTTCTACCACAGTGGAGGCAGCAGTGGCTACGAGAGCATGATACGTGACAGCGAGGCCACTGGGAGTGCGTCTTCTGCTCAGGACTCTATGAGTgataacagcagctcagttaGTGGACGGAGGAGTCTGAAAAACTCTAAGAAAAGGAACAACACAG GCACCCAGCGGAGACGCCTCATTCCCAATTTGACCCTTGACCCCACTTCCCCAGTAAGGAAGCCAATCCTGAGCCCCGGAGTGCGCTGGGTTGACGGTCCTCACCGTCCCCCTCAGAGGGGCGTGGCCGAACCCTTCGAAATTAAAGTTTATGAGATCGACGACGTGGAGCGTCTGCAGCGGAGGCGGAGCGCGGGCAGTAAG GGCGTGGTGTATTTCAGTGCTAAGCTAAAGATTTTGGAGCACCGACAGCAGAGGATCTCAGAGATACGAACAAAATACGATTGGCTGAAGAAAGAACTGGAACAAACCAAACAGCACCTAATGCTCGAGCCCGAGAAGTGGACCTCCGAGT TCGATGTGGAGCCGGTGTTCGAGGTCGACTCTCTGGAGTATTTGGAGGCGCTGGAGTTCGTCACCCAGCGGCTGGAGAATCGAGttaatttctgtaaagctcACCTGATGATGGTCACGTGTTTTGATATCACGTGTCGACGACGGTAA